The Clavelina lepadiformis chromosome 1, kaClaLepa1.1, whole genome shotgun sequence genome segment ATccttctacaaatcaatttataaatttaatctgATTAATTATAGTTActataaaatttacaaaataagttaaatGTTAGACAAGTGATAAAGAAATACATTATACATGTCTGGATGTCTAGTTATCCAATACATAACTCAAGATACTATCTATTACTGACCTGGTGAACAATGTTTGTAATCTGCCTTATAAGAGTAATAGGAGGATTTCCTGGAGCAGTTGCTAGTTGAACCCTCAACAGTTGGTGCTTTGCATCATTATTCGAACGTAAAGCATGTGATAATGCAGTGGCAGCCAACCAGTTTGTGAGCGAATCAGAAACCGAAAAAAGACCTCCACAGAGAAGCTGCCCAACTGATACATCCTGAGCTGGAAACACATGAAAAGTTTCATATTACAAGTTCACTTGTGTGGACCCATGtaagaagtttttatttagttaagaTTTTAAGTTAGAAGTAACTTACGCTCAAGTGAAGAGGGCAATAATGTACTGATTATCTGAGACTGTCCCATAGCATTCCTGTGAAGCATAAAGTGTAAATGAGACAAACAAGTCAAAGAACAATACCTGTTTCTAAAAGTCAGCATATTTGTAATATACATAAATGTGTAATTTGCGCAAGCAAATTTAAGCGTATGTGTGTCTGCTCCCATTCACAAACCGTACGGAGCTTTTTAACGGCAGGATCTCAAACGTCAAAATTTTACTGGAGATAGAATATAGTGGTCCGATCAAGTGGGAGCAATAAAAGccaataatataaaataaattgagGAATATAATTCAGAAATAGGACAACAAATTGGCTAGCAAATTTGCCACCTAGCAGATGCAGTTTTATTAATTCGCTTATGGCTAACTTGTGCAGAAAGCATTGGAAGCAGTACAGAACAGCACATCTCAGTTGAAAAGGTTGCTGAGCATTGACCATAGACATCAACAACACAACCAAAGCTGGTCGAGGTGGATCCCACGGTGCCATAACAgatgcaaaatattgttggTTTTCATTGCATCCTCGAATTAGTTCCGACACAGTGTTGATTGTCTGAACAAATTAACTACACTGAGTACACTTTAAAAAGCATATACTTTAATTAACTAAGCCTGTGCCTTCAGCTGTAATGAGATGCTGTTATATCATAAGTACATATTAGTTCGACAAGATGATGgcaaaaataatatcaaaaattAACATACGTACCTCTGTTAGTATGTCTGTTGGGATTCCTGTAGCCATTAACAAGTCAGACAATTTTCTCAAAAGCAGGCAGTGTTGCATGGCAAGTTGGCAGGAGGAAGTCATATTTGAGGGATTCGAAGGGGACACGAGTGTACGTATCACCTGGAATGATAAAAACAATCTTTAATGCTGTTGAGTGATTgacatatttttgtgtttacgCACCTTTAACATTAAATGAAAGTTTGCATTCTTTTGCGCAGACCATGGACTTTCAGGATCGATGTCAAAAAAAGGAGTTAAATGCTGGATTAATGAACCTTCCTGTCAGTGCAAAATAGAAGAAatagaatttaaaaataaggacTAAGCAAAAATTTACACACAACAAAGTTATAGATAAACCATAGCAAAGTATCCTTTGAGAAAATTAGTGGTATTTACTAACTTTGAAGAACTGTTGGTTTGAAGTGTTACTTTTTAgaagatgaagaagaagaagaagacaaTCTTCTACAACTACACCTCCATCACTAGAACCTTCCTCACGAATAATGTTGAAAATTGATTCAAATCCATTTTCAAAAGCAACAATTTTTTGTATGTTGGAATTCCCCCGTGTGAGTTCAATGAGGGCAAGTAGAGCcttcaaaatgaaaatatttcaaacataaCCACATCAATGCTTGAAGAATCTGTTAATCTGGAAATAAATCTGAAGGTCTGCAAAACTGCTTCTTACATCATTTCGAATAACTTCTCTGCTCTCGGCAAGTAAATCCATCACTCTTGATATTCCTGCCATAAAGACAAGATAAGTCTGAAAAAGTCTGCAACAATAGAATTGATCCAACCAACTCACCCATCGGCATAATAAGGATTATTTGTTGAAGTTCATTTGGCTTTCCTCTTAGTAATGATGTTAAAAGACGAACTGCAGCCCATCGTGCAGCAAAACTATCCTTTTCAATCATGTTCAATGCAAGAATAACATTCTCCTATAGTAATAGTATTGAAGGATATAAAAAAGGCAGAAGTAGTTAATTGTACCTCAAACTATAACTTAGTTTGTAACTTACAGTcactgcaataaaactttcaataaatgttaagATGGTTTCTGGTTGAGCGACCATGTCTCCTGCATTAAAATATGTTGTTCAAAAATGTGAAACGACAATGAACCCAAGTACCCAATTATATACTATTGAATGCCAATGTCACTACTTAAACGGTACAACACAGCAAGATAAACCtaaattcataaaattacattaaattaCACAATACCAATCCctatttctaaattttttagCTAAGAGCaaatgttattaaaattttgtacataacGTATACTGGTACTAAGTAAACATAACCAGTTTAAATGGTGAAACAAGCCCTGACCTTCATCATCAACATCAATTGTTGAtaagttaaacaaagtttCTAATGCATAAGCAATTATTTCATCATCATTTGAATCACTTCGcaatacttcaattaaatgtgGCAGTGCTTGAGAACCAACTTCCACACGATATTTCTGCAAGTTCACAAGATATAGTCAAATTAACCCACAATATAGATAACCAGTGTACCAAAGCAGTgtgtttaattaattattttggtAAAAGCtggtatttttcattttgcaggTGGGACAGTTAAGCAATTATAGTTTGCTGAGTCAAGCAAAATAACTGCATGTGCTATCTTAGATTGCGTTGTACAACTTATATTTTGTCCTTTTACTTTTTCTACCTTTGATAGGGACTTAAGAGCTCTCACTGCATCTCTTCTGTCATCCAGAAGGGTTGAAGAAGACACTCTGTCACAAAGTCGACCAACCTGTATCAATGAAAATATTATAATGGTTGTCAAAATCTACAAGTTCAAGACAATGACTACGGTACATATTAGAACTAAAGCACTACAAAAAACAGCGTAAAACtatgaaaaaatttgactACTAAAATGCTCATACAGTTTCAGCACCAGATGGCATTGCATCCTCTGTGCCCTTGACAAAAGATTTGATGTAAttcatactttttattttactttaaaattcctaaagaaacaaaaaaatttactttaaaagcGATGGTGGAAAAACGAACAATGATACCAAATAG includes the following:
- the LOC143464751 gene encoding general vesicular transport factor p115-like isoform X1, whose amino-acid sequence is MNYIKSFVKGTEDAMPSGAETVGRLCDRVSSSTLLDDRRDAVRALKSLSKKYRVEVGSQALPHLIEVLRSDSNDDEIIAYALETLFNLSTIDVDDEGDMVAQPETILTFIESFIAVTENVILALNMIEKDSFAARWAAVRLLTSLLRGKPNELQQIILIMPMGISRVMDLLAESREVIRNDALLALIELTRGNSNIQKIVAFENGFESIFNIIREEGSSDGGVVVEDCLLLLLHLLKSNTSNQQFFKEGSLIQHLTPFFDIDPESPWSAQKNANFHLMLKVIRTLVSPSNPSNMTSSCQLAMQHCLLLRKLSDLLMATGIPTDILTETINTVSELIRGCNENQQYFASVMAPWDPPRPALVVLLMSMVNAQQPFQLRCAVLYCFQCFLHKNAMGQSQIISTLLPSSLEPQDVSVGQLLCGGLFSVSDSLTNWLAATALSHALRSNNDAKHQLLRVQLATAPGNPPITLIRQITNIVHQTTFLQTRVGLLCLLCGWLTNCPVAVSHFLDNSTTVSFLLSQVAENGTDLEFVMHGVCALLLGICIIDNDGSVSQYTKESLIELIVARVGIERFCDALNCVPQHDIYTKALQKPQPSADEPDHLLLNHTFAKLFKTQEDVIIKTVSNLEDVKKEEEVKAAMKAHDSIVNEYKTLIREQDSKLEAFKGKCNKLEADLTSSASLLSERDAQVQQLKDQYNLLKLTQGTSGDETTAVMTKRIDDLNQQIIAKDNELKSCQQTISELKAQGDVKLSENPSADEKSQKDIISMQQELNRLSITLKEKEEELAKMTNASTSAVVQQADAASDALIAEKVAMQSQLADSKHKLDCAVVEKNQIKEENASLKQKLAEAENQIEELQKTASEHVAKYIESNSVCETIKKEQDDLLILLSDQEEKLSTYKKKLRGLGAEVSSDEGEDEYEGGDLNEEESETNNVNGEGA
- the LOC143464751 gene encoding general vesicular transport factor p115-like isoform X2 → MQCHLVGRLCDRVSSSTLLDDRRDAVRALKSLSKKYRVEVGSQALPHLIEVLRSDSNDDEIIAYALETLFNLSTIDVDDEGDMVAQPETILTFIESFIAVTENVILALNMIEKDSFAARWAAVRLLTSLLRGKPNELQQIILIMPMGISRVMDLLAESREVIRNDALLALIELTRGNSNIQKIVAFENGFESIFNIIREEGSSDGGVVVEDCLLLLLHLLKSNTSNQQFFKEGSLIQHLTPFFDIDPESPWSAQKNANFHLMLKVIRTLVSPSNPSNMTSSCQLAMQHCLLLRKLSDLLMATGIPTDILTETINTVSELIRGCNENQQYFASVMAPWDPPRPALVVLLMSMVNAQQPFQLRCAVLYCFQCFLHKNAMGQSQIISTLLPSSLEPQDVSVGQLLCGGLFSVSDSLTNWLAATALSHALRSNNDAKHQLLRVQLATAPGNPPITLIRQITNIVHQTTFLQTRVGLLCLLCGWLTNCPVAVSHFLDNSTTVSFLLSQVAENGTDLEFVMHGVCALLLGICIIDNDGSVSQYTKESLIELIVARVGIERFCDALNCVPQHDIYTKALQKPQPSADEPDHLLLNHTFAKLFKTQEDVIIKTVSNLEDVKKEEEVKAAMKAHDSIVNEYKTLIREQDSKLEAFKGKCNKLEADLTSSASLLSERDAQVQQLKDQYNLLKLTQGTSGDETTAVMTKRIDDLNQQIIAKDNELKSCQQTISELKAQGDVKLSENPSADEKSQKDIISMQQELNRLSITLKEKEEELAKMTNASTSAVVQQADAASDALIAEKVAMQSQLADSKHKLDCAVVEKNQIKEENASLKQKLAEAENQIEELQKTASEHVAKYIESNSVCETIKKEQDDLLILLSDQEEKLSTYKKKLRGLGAEVSSDEGEDEYEGGDLNEEESETNNVNGEGA
- the LOC143464751 gene encoding general vesicular transport factor p115-like isoform X4; translation: MNYIKSFVKGTEDAMPSGAETVGRLCDRVSSSTLLDDRRDAVRALKSLSKKYRVEVGSQALPHLIEVLRSDSNDDEIIAYALETLFNLSTIDVDDEGDMVAQPETILTFIESFIAVTENVILALNMIEKDSFAARWAAVRLLTSLLRGKPNELQQIILIMPMGISRVMDLLAESREVIRNDALLALIELTRGNSNIQKIVAFENGFESIFNIIREEGSSDGGVVVEDCLLLLLHLLKSNTSNQQFFKEGSLIQHLTPFFDIDPESPWSAQKNANFHLMLKVIRTLVSPSNPSNMTSSCQLAMQHCLLLRKLSDLLMATGIPTDILTETINTVSELIRGCNENQQYFASVMAPWDPPRPALVVLLMSMVNAQQPFQLRCAVLYCFQCFLHKNAMGQSQIISTLLPSSLEPQDVSVGQLLCGGLFSVSDSLTNWLAATALSHALRSNNDAKHQLLRVQLATAPGNPPITLIRQITNIVHQTTFLQTRVGLLCLLCGWLTNCPVAVSHFLDNSTTVSFLLSQVAENGTDLEFVMHGVCALLLGICIIDNDGSVSQYTKESLIELIVARVGIERFCDALNCVPQHDIYTKALQKPQPSADEPDHLLLNHTFAKLFKTQEDVIIKTVSNLEDVKKEEEVKAAMKAHDSIVNEYKTLIREQDSKLEAFKGKCNKLEADLTSSASLLSERDAQVQQLKDQYNLLKLTQGTSGDETTAVMTKRIDDLNQQIIAKDNELKSCQQTISELKAQGDVKLSENPSADEKSQKDIISMQQEEENASLKQKLAEAENQIEELQKTASEHVAKYIESNSVCETIKKEQDDLLILLSDQEEKLSTYKKKLRGLGAEVSSDEGEDEYEGGDLNEEESETNNVNGEGA
- the LOC143464751 gene encoding general vesicular transport factor p115-like isoform X3 — encoded protein: MNYIKSFVKGTEDAMPSGAETVGRLCDRVSSSTLLDDRRDAVRALKSLSKKYRVEVGSQALPHLIEVLRSDSNDDEIIAYALETLFNLSTIDVDDEGDMVAQPETILTFIESFIAVTENVILALNMIEKDSFAARWAAVRLLTSLLRGKPNELQQIILIMPMGISRVMDLLAESREVIRNDALLALIELTRGNSNIQKIVAFENGFESIFNIIREEGSSDGGVVVEDCLLLLLHLLKSNTSNQQFFKEGSLIQHLTPFFDIDPESPWSAQKNANFHLMLKVIRTLVSPSNPSNMTSSCQLAMQHCLLLRKLSDLLMATGIPTDILTETINTVSELIRGCNENQQYFASVMAPWDPPRPALVVLLMSMVNAQQPFQLRCAVLYCFQCFLHKNAMGQSQIISTLLPSSLEPQDVSVGQLLCGGLFSVSDSLTNWLAATALSHALRSNNDAKHQLLRVQLATAPGNPPITLIRQITNIVHQTTFLQTRVGLLCLLCGWLTNCPVAVSHFLDNSTTVSFLLSQVAENGTDLEFVMHGVCALLLGICIIDNDGSVSQYTKESLIELIVARVGIERFCDALNCVPQHDIYTKALQKPQPSADEPDHLLLNHTFAKLFKTQEDVIIKTVSNLEDVKKEEEVKAAMKAHDSIVNEYKTLIREQDSKLEAFKGKCNKLEADLTSSASLLSERDAQVQQLKDQYNLLKLTQGTSGDETTAVMTKRIDDLNQQIIAKDNELKSCQQTISELKAQGDVKLSENPSADEKSQKDIISMQQELNRLSITLKEKEEELAKMTNASTSAVVQQEENASLKQKLAEAENQIEELQKTASEHVAKYIESNSVCETIKKEQDDLLILLSDQEEKLSTYKKKLRGLGAEVSSDEGEDEYEGGDLNEEESETNNVNGEGA